TGTTCGCGTATAAAAATTAGCTACTATATTAATGTTAAAATTATCTTATAAAATTAGTAAATATAGCAGTTTCTCGTTCTGGCATTTCTACACCATTCTTAAGACCAACTTCCTTGCATTTTAAGAAAAATGCCATATTTCTTCCAAGAGTTCTCATAATCTGAAGTCCTTCTATATCCTGTTTTACTTGCTCCGGAGTTGCGCCATGAACCATATTCCAATATTGTGATGAAACAATTGGCATCTGCATTAATCCAAAATACTTATTCAATTGATCAAATGTTGCAGTTGTTCCTGCTCTTCTTGCTGATATGACACATGCCGCAGGTTTTAAATAGAACGACTGTCTTCCACTATTAAGATCTGCATAAAATACTCTATCTAAAAATGATGTTATAGCACCACCTGCTGATCCCCAGTGTACTGGTGTTCCAAAAATAAATCCATCATAGTCCGCTGCTATATCAAGAAATTCATTTACTCTATCATCAAATACACATTTTTTCTTAGTAATACATACCTTGCAGGCAATACATCCATTTAAGGCTTTATTTCCAATCCAAAAAATCTCTGTTTCAATTCCTTCCTTGTTCAATGTTTCTGCAACTTCTGTTAATGCTGTGTAAGTGCATCCTTCTTTATGTGGGCTTCCATTTACTAATAATACCTTCATTTTATCAATTCCTCTCTTTTTATTAAATAGTTCATTACAAACAGTTAAATATTTCTTTATACTTTAATACTACATAAAAATTATTCTTTATTTAAAAAAATAATCTTTATTGGTTCGTTTTAATTTTTCTATTACTCATTGTATTTATCATTTCTTTTCTATATTTTATATTTTTGATACTATATATAGCCTACCACTTAGAGTGCACTCCAAGTCAAGCCATTTTAGTTATGAAATTTATTTATTAAAACTAATCAGTAATATGTTACTCCAATATAGATGCCCCTAATTGATAGATAAGAAAAATCCTATGGTCGACTCGTCAAAATTCCAATAGCTAAAAGTTGTTTGCATGAATAACTTTGAACTGATATCCAAATCAAAAAGGATTTAATTCCATATACCACAATACCAAGTGTTGTGAGACGTTTAATAATTGTTACTATAATATTTTTATCAGTATGCCCAGTTATTTTTGTTGTCATATTAATAAGCATTTGCCAATGCATACCAAAATGTACAGACATAAATACTAATCCCCATGTAGCTGCAAATGTATGTAACCCACGTACCGCAAATCCACCACTTATTTTAAGAAATGCAAACACATCTTTTGATATCATAATTCCTGTTATCATCAAAAGTATCATCGGTGATAACATAAGCGCATTTACCACTGTGCTTATAATACGGCGCAAATTATATGTTAACTGAATAAAACATAATCATTTACATTCCAAATTAATTAACCATAAATTTTTCATAAGAAACAAAAAATTTATGTCTAATCCATAAAAATGCCCCATAGAGTGACTTTTTTAAATTGTCTACTCTATGGGGTACATTTTCTTTATTTTTTATTCAAGTATTTATTGAAAAACTCCGTGAGTTTATCGAACGGAATTAGATCTGTACGATCATAAAGATCAACATGCCCGGCATTTGGAACAAGATACAATTCTTTCGGTTCAGCAGCTTTTGCATAAGCGTCCTTACTGAATTCGATCGAATGAGCCTCTGTACCAGTAATGAAAAGTAATGGACGCGGTGAAATTGTTTCAATATCATTGAACGGATAGAAATTCATGAATTTCATATTACTCGTAAGCGTCGGATGCGTAGTTGTATTAGCAGATCCTCTGGAAGTGCGATAAAAATCGTAAAATTCCTTAGCAATTGGCGAAGATTTTTCATCGATTGTTTCCTGTGTACCGCTTGTATATTCCTTCTTACCGCCTGCATATTCGATATCACGCTGATGTGCTGCATCTGCGATAACCTTTTTACGCTGCTCTAACGTCTGGCTGTGATTCAATGCATTTCGATTTACACTTCCCATATCATACATGCTGACCGTAGCAACCGCCTTCATACGTGGATCAATTTTAGCTTCACTGATGGCAAAACTACCACTGCCACAGATACCGATGACTCCAATGTTCTCACGGTCTACATATGGCATTGTATCAAGAAAATCAATAGCGGCGCTGAAATCATCCGCATAAATGTCCGGTGAAACACTGTTACCAGGTTTTCCTTCACTGTCCCCCCAGAAGGACATATCGAACGAAATCGTTACATATCCCTTCTCTGCCATTTTTTGAGCATAAAGATTTGCACTTTGCTCTTTTACTGCGCCCATAGGATGTCCGACAATGATGGCTGAATGTTTTTTGCTTTTATCCAAGTTCTTTGGCACAAACAAATTACCAGCTACCTTCATATTGTAAATGTTATGAAACGTAACTTTCTTAACATCTACTTTGTTGCTCTTGTAAAAGTTGTCTGCACCGCGGGACATATCGCCTGCTGGCAGGCTCACTGGCAGTTTCTTAACCGCTTTAATTTGTGGATGTTTCACATGTTGCGCCGCCAAAGCAACTGCAGCACCACCGCCCACAATTGTAAGTGAAAGTCCCAACATAATAGTTTTTGCTAATTTATTACTAAAAAGCTTCATTTTCATAATAATCTCCTCTTTCTTTTATTGATTACATATTTATTTTATTAATATTCATCTTTTTTTCATTCCTTTATTTTACAATCAATGTCTTAATTTCAAAAATATCACCTCCTTACTTTTCGTGAATTTGATAAGCAATAATTTTTGTGTTTCCATAATATGAGAAATATCTTTATTGCCTGTTTTTATCGTTATATAATAATTACTTTTCATAAAAGTGCAGACATGATTGATTCAGCACAACAGTTAATTGCTCGCCTTGGTTTAATATTTCCAATATTTTAAAATGCTCCAAATCTGTCAATTGAATCAGTTCTGTTATCTATGTACTACTACAGTTTAAAGCTTAAAGTTAACTTTAAGTCAAGTCTTTTTTCAGAAAAAATATAAGAGGCTATGTTTTCTAAAAAAGAAAAACATAGCCTCCTATACTTTTGCCTGATGCAGTACTTAAAAAGACAGGAGAAAATCACTTCCGCCCAGTCCGTGGCGTATGAGGACGCACACGGATTAATGTAGACTGTTACTTTTAAACTTCGCTTTCAATTGTACCGGACACTTCTCCCCATCTGTAAACCATTGACAGTTACGGCATTCAAAGCAGGGCTTGTAATTGCTGTCTTTTAATGACCTTTCGATAAAGCTGGCATCAGCTAAAAACGGCTTCCCATATGCCGCGAAATCGCAGTAGTTACTTTCAATCAGCACATTGCCTCTACCCAGTGTCCTAATGTTATTTACGCAGATAACAGGAATTTTTACATATTTTTTGACATAGCCGCCAGTATAAACCGTTTCATTATACTGAAAATCTGAGGGAAGTTTTAGCTTTCTTTCTCGTGGTATACCTGTAGACACATGCAGCATATCAACCCCTATCTCTTCCAGTTTTTGTGCAGTCTGTACGTCTGCATCCAAGCTATCCCCCCAGCCCATCCGATAGGATACGATGAAACAATCTCCAGCAAAGCTCTTAATTCCCTCCGTGATTTCCTTCACTAAAGTCAGCCTTCCGGTCAAATCGCCGCCATAACTATCCTGACGCTTATTGGACTCTGAAGATGCCATCATGTTCAGAAAAAAAGAATGTGCTCCATGCAGTTCAATTCCATCAAGGCCAGCCCTTTTGCAGATTTCTGCCCCCCTGATAAACTCATCTCTGATTTTGATTAAATCTTTTTTAGTCAGCTTATTAATATCTCTGGAATTGTCGTCATAAAAACCAAAACCAGGAAGAGCAAGCTGTGCAAAAAAAACGGTTCCGTTTTTATGGTAAGCTTCGGCTATTTTACTCAGATATCCGACATGCTGGTCGGAGTAGACGCCAGCCCCGCCAGATGTACCACCAGCCTTACTTGATGTATTACAGTCAGCCGATACAGAAAGTGCTTGACTGATGATTAGCCCAATTTTTTTATCGGCTCTGCTCAAATAGTCATTCATAAGTTTTTCACCCATACTTCCCTCATAGCTCGGAAAACCAAAGCGTACAAGAGGGGCCATAACTATCCTATTACTAAATGATATATTTTTTACTTGAAAGGAATTAAGAATATTTGACATATAATCACTCTCCTATAAAATAATTAATGAAAAAAAGAGGAATAACTATTCTGACACGCATTCCTTTGAACTAACCAGCTTAATTCACATATATAAATAATCTATTATCACCTTTTATTCCCATAAACTTTTTTTAAATAATTCAATTCCTTTTTTTAGACGTGTAAGACCGTCTTCAAGCCGTTCTCTTGGACATGCCATATTGATTCGAATAAAGCCTCTTCCAGTTTCCCCATAGGCTTCTCCTTTTGAAACATATAATCCGACTTCACTTAGTAGAAGCTTGCACAGACAGGTCGTATCCTGTGTAATTCCACTACAGTCAATCCACAACAGATACGTTGCATGGGCAGGCACTAGATATAATTCTGGCAGCTCAGTTTCTATGAACTTCTCTGCAAACTTTCTGTTTTCTTCTATATAAGAACGGAGTTCCTTCAGCCACTTTTCTCCTTTAGTAAATGCCGCAATTGTCGCTTCCATGGCTATTGCATTTGGCTCAGCTACTTCATCTGTATTCAATGCCTTATTCATTTTGTGCCTAATCACCTCATCAGGAACTACAACTGCTGCGGTTTGTAATCCTGCTATGTTGAATGCTTTTGTCGGTGCAATACAGGTAATGCTATTCTTTGCACATATTTCCGAAACAGATGCAAACGGGATATAATCATGCTGTGTATCTGTCAAATCACAATGAATCTCATCTGAAACAACAAGAACATGATGTTTGTAGCACAATTCCCCCATCCTCTCCAATGTGTCTTTATTCCATATTTCACCTATTGGATTGTGAGGATTACAGAGAATCATCATAGTTGTTTTTGGATTTGAAAGTTTGTTTTCTAAATCTATAAAATCAATGCTGTATTGTTTTCCATCGTACAGCAGTTTATTTTCCACAATATTTCTGCCATTATTCACAATAGAATTAAAAAATATATTGTAAACAGGTGTCTGCACCAGCACGTTTTCTCCTACTGATGTCATTTTTCTAACTGCACTAGAAATTGCAGGCACAACTCCTGTACAAAAAATCAGCCATTCTTTATCTATCTTAAAATCATGCCTTCTTTCCCACCAGTTACTTAAAGCATTGTACCAAGCATCTGGCACAATGGTATAACCTAATATACCCTTACATACCTTTTCCTGAATTGCTTCTATTATCTCCGGCGCTGTCTTAAAATCCATGTCTGCTACCCACATTGGAATCACATTTTCATCAACATCCCATTTTAGGGAATTGGTATTACGCCTGTCTGTTAATGCTCCAAAATCATACCGCATACTTTATCCCTCCATTCCTTCTAATTTCATAAGCTTGTACAATCATTTTAGTGAATCCCACCATGAAGAAGGCGTAATGTGAAAATCTGGATCTAATCGAACATTTTCACCAATTTTAGGGGCTAATAGATTTACATCTTCTTTTTTTGCCGCTTTTAATGCTCTTTCTATAGGTTCATTCCAGCCATGATAAGCTAATGAAAATGCTCCCCAATGCATTAACATCATATTCTTACCACTTACATCCAAATTAGCTTGGACAGCTTCTTCTGGTGTCATATGTACCCAAGGCCAAAGCCTATCATATTGACCACCATCCAACAATGTTATATCAAAAGGTCCATATTTTTTTCCAATTTCTTTAAAATGTTTACCATATCCGCCATCTCCGCTATAATATAAACGTATTTCTTTCCCAAGAATGACCCAACCACCCCATAAGGTAGAATTCTTATTAAAAATGCCTCTTCCAGAGTAATGTAAGGATGGGGTCAGAGAAACCTTTAAACCTTGGTAATCCATTTCGTCCCACCAATTTAGTTCTGTAATCTTTTCTTTTGGCACACCCCATCTAATAAGATGATTACCTACTCCCAGAGGAACGAAGAAATGTGCTACCTTGCCCTTTAACTTTACAATTGATCGATAATCTAAGTGGTCGTAATGATCATGTGAGATAAAAACTGCATCAATTGGTGGCATTTTATCAATAATATTGAACATACTTTCACTATATTTATACCTTTTGCTTCCTGCAAAGGATACTGGTGATGCAACAGGTCCCAGCATAGGGTCTAATAATATCTTTTTATTATCGATACTAAGTAGAAAAGCAGAGTGTCCAAACCAAGTTACACTGTCTTTATCACTTTTGATTTTATTCCAATCAATCACTGAAACAGGAATTACACCATCTGGTTTTCGGTCTTTAGCACCTGAAAAAGTCTCCTTAATCATTGAAAAATTGTCTGATAGACTCATGGCTAAACTTGTCGGAACCTCATTAACAAATTTCCCATTGACATAGTTACTAAATTGTTTATAATTGTCTTTTTGCTCCTTAGTTGGATTTCCTCCGAAACCTGGTTCTAAATTTAGAAATAATATAAGACCAACGCATAGTACTAGTAAAATACTTGATAAATATAATATGACTTTTTTCCACCTTTTCCTTTTTATTTTCATTTTCTTCTCCCTTTTTTAATATTGTCACTAACAGATAATTTTACAATTAAAAATAACTGCATGATAGCTGCAGCTATAAAATTTGAGAAGACAATTCCATGTGTCACCTGATATTTTTAGAGAACCAAAGACATACTTCCAAGCTATCTTGAGTTTTAAAAATAGAAGACTAAAGTCATGCCCACTGCCGTTTTTTACCGCGGCAGTGGGCTTCTTTCTTATTGTAGTCTTCAAGTATTCTTTTGTTTACTCATAATCTTAAGCCTGAGCATATGCAGTCTTTAAAATTTCTAAGACTTCCTCTGCAGTAAGCACTTTATATCCGCCTAGAAGTACAGTTGAATTTGCAATTAGTGGAAGCATTTCTTCTGTCGCACCAAGCTCCTTAATGCTCGTCACTATACCACATTGTTTTATGAATGTTTCCATAGCATCAATACCTTCCAAAGCAACGTCTTGCTTTGTTTTTCCAGTTTCATCTACACCCCATACTTGCTTAGCAAAGCGAACAAACTTATCTAAACCAAACTGATATATATATCGGTAATATGGAAGTGAAATTGCTGCCAGTCCCATACCGTGTGTACAATTTGTATAGGCACCAAGCTGATGTTCAATCATATGAACTTCCCAATCTTGTGTTTTGCTTAACCCCATAATCGGGTTCATTGCAAGAGTAGAACTCCACATTAAATTACTTCTTGCTTCATAGTCTTTAGGATCTTTCACTGCAATTTTTGCGCTGCTCATAATAGAACGAAGAAGTCCTTCAATCATATAATCGGTAGTAGTATCATCTTCACCTGAGAAATAAGTTTCCATTAAATGTGACATCATATCAAAAATTCCACTTACCATCTGATATTCAGGTAATGTAAATGTATATTCCGGATTCAATATTGAAAATTTCGGATTCACATTTGATGGGAAAACACGACCCACCTTAAGTTTCATATCATCATTTGTAATAACTGATCCACCATTCATTTCGGATCCTGTTCCTGCCAATGTAAGAATAGATGCAACTGGTATTATTTCATTATCTACAGGCTCAAATTTTAACCAGTAACGTGTCCACGTATCACCTTTACAATATGCAGATACCGAAATTGCCTTTGCACAATCAATAACGGAACCACCACCAACAGCTAAAATCAGATCTACCTTATTCTCACGTACAAGAGCAGCACCTTCTATTACTTTTTCATAAGTTGGATTTGCCATAATTCCGGATAATTCAATGATGTTTTTACCACTTTTCTTTAAAATAGATACAATTTGATCATAAAGTCCACTTTTCTTAATAGCACCTTTTCCATAAGCAAGCATAATGGTATCACCATAACTTGCAAGTTCACTGCTTAAGTTATCTAAAGCAGTCTTTCCAAAATAAATTTTTGTTGGGTTTTCATAAGTAAAATCTAAATTCATTGTTCTCTCCATTCCTGCGCATTTTTAACGCATCAATTAATTTTTTATAGAATATATTTTATTAGTTCAATTGGTGTTACCTCGTATTTTTCTTCAGAATATGCATAATCAAACTTATTGCTTATTTCCTCTTGCCTTAACTAACCAATTACAATACTGGAAGCTAGTTTAAGTTTATTTGCCGATTCAGATAATTCCTCCATAGTTTTTGAAAGTTCTCCGGTAACCGCTGCATGGTGATGACCAATAGAGGATGTTTCGTTTATTTTTTCGTTAATTACATGTATTTTTTCTTTTATATTATTTAAAATATTTTCAACATCTTTTATAGCGGTTGAACTATTTTTAGCCATTTTTCTGATTTCCCCTGCCACTACTGAAAAGCCCTTGCCTTGTTCTCCAGCTCTAGCAGCTTCAATGGAAGCATTTAGGCCAAGCATATTTGAAGTATGAGCTACCCCTCTTATTATTTCAATTATTTTTTCCGTTTCACTTATTTGCTTAGTTATCTCATTTGCTAAGCCTAGAAGATGATATTGCTGGGTTTCTAATTGTCCTGCTGAAGTAGCAAGGTCATCAATAGTAAATGATGTTTGCTTTGTTATTGATGCTACTAAATTTGCAGTATTACTCAATATTTCACGATTTCCCAAACCAATACCTAATCCGATTCCGCCGATTACTTTTCCTTGACTATCTAATACTGGAATAGATGTAGCTTGAAAGCTAATTCCTAGAACTTCTTTAGGTACTATCATTCTTTCAGGTTTTCCAGATTTAATAGCTTTAGCTATCGGAACATCTTCTGAAATTTCTGTTCCAGTCGTATCTACTGGTAATTTCATTTTTTCGCCTGGTATACTGCAGAGAAACTTTTTAGTATCTGCAATACCTATAATACAATCTAATGGTATTAATTTCTGAAGAGTTGGAGCTAATCTCACTAAAAAATCCATAATAAACTCTGATTCACTTTTATCATTTGAAAACATAATCTAAATTCTCCTTTCGAGTAATATATTATCCCCTCTATTTTTACAAACATACTGAAAAGTTAGGAAGAACTAACGGACTAGAAAAGAAATATTTAGCTTGTTTTAGAACTTCCATAGGTTATTAAAAATGTATCCTTCGCCGGGACAATCTTATCAATACTATCAAATCTGTACTTACCAAATATAATATGTGTTTGATTGTAAAAGTCAAAGTTAAACATAATAGAACCTTGTATTTATACTTATTTATCAGATAAAAGCTGTCCACCAAATCCAATGTTGTCCAATCATCTACACCATAACAAGTAGCCAAAAGCGTTGATTCTTTTCAACAATAGAATAACTATAAACCTTTAAGTCAACTTCATGTCAAGTACTTTTTAAAAATTGCCTATGAAAGAATAAGATTGATAGTAGAATATGCATAAAAATTGGCAGTCAGTGCCCTAATACTGACTACCAGTTTTCGCAATTAAGAAATTAATATAAGAAAGGATGGCTGAAAAATGAGAAATGCATTAATAAAGTCAATCTTAACAATTAGCTTTAATAACTTCTCTTACTTCACCTAAATATTGTTTTAGTTCTTCTTCAGTTGAAGAAGGTACTGCACCGAAAAATACATGTGTAATAACTTCTATTCCACAGAATTCAAAGATAGCTTCATCTGTTGTTTGTTGCATAGATTTGTGCATACCAATTTGTGCATACACATCACTTGGAAATCCAGTTGTGCTGAATAAAATAGCTTTTTTCCCTTTGAGAAGTCCAACTGGTCCACTAGCATCATATGTAAATGCAAAACCATTAGCCAAAACACGATCCGCATATCCTTTTAGCACTGCTGGCAATCCTGCCCACCAAACTGGATAAACAAATGTAATAATATCTGCCCATTTGATATGCTCTTGTTCAACTTTGATATCATCTGCATAATTTCCACTTTGCAAATTAAGAAGATCAGAACCTTTTAATATTGGATCGAACCCTAATTCATACAAATCTCTTATTCTTATTTCTGATTTGTTATTTGATACTTCTTTTTCAATCATATCTACAATACCTTTCCCAAAACTTTTTGAATATGGATGTACAAAAATAACTAAATGTTTCATTTAAAATTCCTCCTTAACTATTTTTTATTTAAATGTAAATTTATTATGACTTAAAATAAGTTTAAACCATTAACTCAACTTAAGGTCAAGTGTTTTCTTATTATAGTCTATAATTTTTTTGCATATCTAATTATATTCTTTATGTTTCATGTCTCATTAATATTTTAAACATTTATGAATGATATGAAAAGGCGGAGTAACATATCTTATATTCTTTATTTACTGTGATTATGACAGAAGACCAATCATAATAATCAAATTAAGCTTCTCTTTCAGATAACAGTTTTCCACCAAAACCAATATTATCCATATTGTTTTCATTAATGAAAACGATAATTGCTTGTTCCGGTACATTCATAATCTCAGCTGCTTTACTTGTTAA
This window of the Clostridium estertheticum genome carries:
- a CDS encoding flavodoxin family protein, with translation MKVLLVNGSPHKEGCTYTALTEVAETLNKEGIETEIFWIGNKALNGCIACKVCITKKKCVFDDRVNEFLDIAADYDGFIFGTPVHWGSAGGAITSFLDRVFYADLNSGRQSFYLKPAACVISARRAGTTATFDQLNKYFGLMQMPIVSSQYWNMVHGATPEQVKQDIEGLQIMRTLGRNMAFFLKCKEVGLKNGVEMPERETAIFTNFIR
- a CDS encoding DUF4405 domain-containing protein, with amino-acid sequence MVNALMLSPMILLMITGIMISKDVFAFLKISGGFAVRGLHTFAATWGLVFMSVHFGMHWQMLINMTTKITGHTDKNIIVTIIKRLTTLGIVVYGIKSFLIWISVQSYSCKQLLAIGILTSRP
- a CDS encoding alpha/beta hydrolase is translated as MKMKLFSNKLAKTIMLGLSLTIVGGGAAVALAAQHVKHPQIKAVKKLPVSLPAGDMSRGADNFYKSNKVDVKKVTFHNIYNMKVAGNLFVPKNLDKSKKHSAIIVGHPMGAVKEQSANLYAQKMAEKGYVTISFDMSFWGDSEGKPGNSVSPDIYADDFSAAIDFLDTMPYVDRENIGVIGICGSGSFAISEAKIDPRMKAVATVSMYDMGSVNRNALNHSQTLEQRKKVIADAAHQRDIEYAGGKKEYTSGTQETIDEKSSPIAKEFYDFYRTSRGSANTTTHPTLTSNMKFMNFYPFNDIETISPRPLLFITGTEAHSIEFSKDAYAKAAEPKELYLVPNAGHVDLYDRTDLIPFDKLTEFFNKYLNKK
- a CDS encoding NADH:flavin oxidoreductase, which produces MSNILNSFQVKNISFSNRIVMAPLVRFGFPSYEGSMGEKLMNDYLSRADKKIGLIISQALSVSADCNTSSKAGGTSGGAGVYSDQHVGYLSKIAEAYHKNGTVFFAQLALPGFGFYDDNSRDINKLTKKDLIKIRDEFIRGAEICKRAGLDGIELHGAHSFFLNMMASSESNKRQDSYGGDLTGRLTLVKEITEGIKSFAGDCFIVSYRMGWGDSLDADVQTAQKLEEIGVDMLHVSTGIPRERKLKLPSDFQYNETVYTGGYVKKYVKIPVICVNNIRTLGRGNVLIESNYCDFAAYGKPFLADASFIERSLKDSNYKPCFECRNCQWFTDGEKCPVQLKAKFKSNSLH
- a CDS encoding MalY/PatB family protein, with the protein product MRYDFGALTDRRNTNSLKWDVDENVIPMWVADMDFKTAPEIIEAIQEKVCKGILGYTIVPDAWYNALSNWWERRHDFKIDKEWLIFCTGVVPAISSAVRKMTSVGENVLVQTPVYNIFFNSIVNNGRNIVENKLLYDGKQYSIDFIDLENKLSNPKTTMMILCNPHNPIGEIWNKDTLERMGELCYKHHVLVVSDEIHCDLTDTQHDYIPFASVSEICAKNSITCIAPTKAFNIAGLQTAAVVVPDEVIRHKMNKALNTDEVAEPNAIAMEATIAAFTKGEKWLKELRSYIEENRKFAEKFIETELPELYLVPAHATYLLWIDCSGITQDTTCLCKLLLSEVGLYVSKGEAYGETGRGFIRINMACPRERLEDGLTRLKKGIELFKKSLWE
- a CDS encoding MBL fold metallo-hydrolase codes for the protein MKIKRKRWKKVILYLSSILLVLCVGLILFLNLEPGFGGNPTKEQKDNYKQFSNYVNGKFVNEVPTSLAMSLSDNFSMIKETFSGAKDRKPDGVIPVSVIDWNKIKSDKDSVTWFGHSAFLLSIDNKKILLDPMLGPVASPVSFAGSKRYKYSESMFNIIDKMPPIDAVFISHDHYDHLDYRSIVKLKGKVAHFFVPLGVGNHLIRWGVPKEKITELNWWDEMDYQGLKVSLTPSLHYSGRGIFNKNSTLWGGWVILGKEIRLYYSGDGGYGKHFKEIGKKYGPFDITLLDGGQYDRLWPWVHMTPEEAVQANLDVSGKNMMLMHWGAFSLAYHGWNEPIERALKAAKKEDVNLLAPKIGENVRLDPDFHITPSSWWDSLK
- a CDS encoding iron-containing alcohol dehydrogenase, with protein sequence MNLDFTYENPTKIYFGKTALDNLSSELASYGDTIMLAYGKGAIKKSGLYDQIVSILKKSGKNIIELSGIMANPTYEKVIEGAALVRENKVDLILAVGGGSVIDCAKAISVSAYCKGDTWTRYWLKFEPVDNEIIPVASILTLAGTGSEMNGGSVITNDDMKLKVGRVFPSNVNPKFSILNPEYTFTLPEYQMVSGIFDMMSHLMETYFSGEDDTTTDYMIEGLLRSIMSSAKIAVKDPKDYEARSNLMWSSTLAMNPIMGLSKTQDWEVHMIEHQLGAYTNCTHGMGLAAISLPYYRYIYQFGLDKFVRFAKQVWGVDETGKTKQDVALEGIDAMETFIKQCGIVTSIKELGATEEMLPLIANSTVLLGGYKVLTAEEVLEILKTAYAQA
- a CDS encoding methyl-accepting chemotaxis protein, giving the protein MFSNDKSESEFIMDFLVRLAPTLQKLIPLDCIIGIADTKKFLCSIPGEKMKLPVDTTGTEISEDVPIAKAIKSGKPERMIVPKEVLGISFQATSIPVLDSQGKVIGGIGLGIGLGNREILSNTANLVASITKQTSFTIDDLATSAGQLETQQYHLLGLANEITKQISETEKIIEIIRGVAHTSNMLGLNASIEAARAGEQGKGFSVVAGEIRKMAKNSSTAIKDVENILNNIKEKIHVINEKINETSSIGHHHAAVTGELSKTMEELSESANKLKLASSIVIG
- a CDS encoding NAD(P)H-dependent oxidoreductase, with product MKHLVIFVHPYSKSFGKGIVDMIEKEVSNNKSEIRIRDLYELGFDPILKGSDLLNLQSGNYADDIKVEQEHIKWADIITFVYPVWWAGLPAVLKGYADRVLANGFAFTYDASGPVGLLKGKKAILFSTTGFPSDVYAQIGMHKSMQQTTDEAIFEFCGIEVITHVFFGAVPSSTEEELKQYLGEVREVIKANC
- the dmpI gene encoding 4-oxalocrotonate tautomerase DmpI — translated: MPVITLEAGKLNKEQKSQLVKDLTSKAAEIMNVPEQAIIVFINENNMDNIGFGGKLLSEREA